The following coding sequences lie in one Vanessa atalanta chromosome 1, ilVanAtal1.2, whole genome shotgun sequence genomic window:
- the LOC125077911 gene encoding craniofacial development protein 2-like, with protein MDTKNHSSDRARAYPTGDAQGQHPAPVGNGQGLSHRNGRVRRKKRARSVRELKLRCASWNVGTMSGRGRELADVLKRRRINAACLQETKWKGARAREIGEGYKLFYCGSDGKRNGVGIVLDSRLKECVVDIKRANDRLIAIKLIVDGMTLNLVSVYAPQSGCEESVKEKFWEDFDCLLMNIQDSEEVYVGGDFNGHVGRENDGYERVHGGWGLGNRNADGETLLQAACAFDLAITNTWFKKKEEHLITYKSGHHATQIDYFLVRRRSLCCVKNCKVLPGEALVANIGLW; from the coding sequence ATGGATACTAAAAACCATTCGAGTGATAGGGCTAGGGCGTACCCCACAGGCGACGCGCAGGGGCAGCACCCGGCTCCTGTGGGAAATGGACAAGGGTTGTCGCACCGGAACGGGCGGGTGCGACGTAAGAAGCGAGCTCGAAGTGTGAGAGAGTTAAAATTGAGGTGTGCAAGTTGGAATGTAGGAACGATGTCTGGAAGAGGAAGAGAGCTAGCAGATGTTTTAAAAAGGCGACGGATAAATGCAGCGTGCCTGCAAGAGACAAAGTGGAAGGGTGCAAGGGCTAGGGAAATCGGAGaaggatataaattattttattgtggaaGTGATGGCAAGAGAAATGGTGTGGGTATAGTTTTAGATAGTAGGTTAAAAGAATGTGTGGTGGATATAAAAAGAGCGAATGATAGACTGATAGCGATTAAACTGATTGTGGACGGCATGACACTGAATCTAGTAAGTGTGTATGCGCCGCAGTCAGGCTGTGAGGAGAGCGTGAAAGAAAAGTTTTGGGAGGACTTTGATTGCCTGCTGATGAATATACAGGATAGCGAGGAAGTCTACGTGGGTGGTGATTTTAATGGCCATGTAGGAAGAGAGAATGATGGATATGAGAGAGTGCATGGTGGGTGGGGATTGGGAAACCGGAACGCTGACGGTGAGACACTTTTACAAGCTGCCTGTGCCTTCGACCTGGCTATAACAAACACGTGGTTTAAGAAAAAAGAGGAACACCTAATAACCTACAAGAGTGGCCACCACGCGACACAGATAGACTACTTCTTAGTGAGGCGGAGGAGTCTATGCTGTGTCAAAAACTGTAAAGTGCTGCCAGGCGAAGCATTAGTCGCCAACATAGGCTTGTGGTGA